The following DNA comes from Oligoflexia bacterium.
AAGATTATCAAAGCGTTGCATATTATCCGTAGCAACCCCTTTTCTATCAACTGTCTTGGGGCCAGGTTCTTCACCGTAGGCCGTTAATAGAATTTTTGCATTGATACCAGTCTCTGTATGAATATAGTTGGCAAGTGCATCAAAAAACTTTTCTCGTTCTTCTTTCCACCAGCTGCGGTAGAAGCGTAACATTTTAGGATTATTCTCTAAATTTTTTCTGCTGATATTGTTGATTAAACCCAAGTGCAACCTAAACTTTTGGCGTGCTTGATCTGAAAAATTAATGGGCAAATGACTCTCCCGAGTACGAAACCAGGCGCCTAATAAACGCTGTTCTAAATAACTTTGTAAGTCTGGATCTTGGACATGTTGAACAATAGTTTTTTCTAACAATCTTTTAGCATCCAGCAAGCTTGTTGGATCTAAAATATCTGCATTGGCCATTTCTACCCATGGCAAAGGCGTGTAGCCTCGGCACTCATTGTAAGCTTGTTCAGGATCATAAGGTGCTCGTTTTAACGGTTCTGATCGTCGTTGGTAGCCTAAACCATTCTGATTTAAGCCCTGACTTCCTCGATACTCGTAATACGGTAAAACATAATGGTCATATGCTTTAAGCATGCTTAACAGCTCTTTCCATAAATCCATCACCGAATGATCTGCATGCCGAAAACCTGCTTCAGCGTACCAATTTGAGTCTTGACTTAAAAACCCTTGATTGAAACCCCATTCAAGTAAGTCTTTGGCAAATGTATTCATCCCCAAAAATTTCATGACTTTGGCTTTGTTTTCAAACCACTGCAGCGGATCATTGGTTACTGGCTGGTTTTGGCTAAAATAATCTCCCCGAGCATGCACTGCTACATCGCTCATTTCTTCTCGAGAAAATAAATGTCGACGGGGTAAACTAGCATGTGGATAATGAATGACTTGACTCAACTGTTGCTCATCTAAAACTTCATACAATCTAATTTTTGCAAGGTCTATGCCGGCAGACAAGGGCGCATCACTATAGTGACCATGGGCAACAATCAGCCAAAATCCATCTTTAGGTGTAAAAGGACGTGAATCAAAGTTTTTACCAATCTTCAGTCCAGCAAAATGCTCATGCAAATAAAACAGCTGCTGCCACACTTGCCATCGCTGTGTTAAAGGATAGTTTAGTGACTCTAGGTTGTTGGCCGTGTATCCATCTAAGGTGTCTCCCAAAGCAACACCAGTACTAAATCCACGCACGCTTTCACCCCCACGATTGATAATAAAGTTTGTTCGAGGTGCTTGATCTGGATATTCTACTGTGATCACATAGGCTTTGCCCGCCTGTAAATTTTTTCCTTTCCCAAGTTTATAGGCAACAAAACCTGCATCCTGTCCAACTGTATTAGGAACGTAGCGCAAAGTTTTCTTCTCATCCTCTAAAACAAGGGTTTTAATCTTGGATAATCCAGTTTCTGATTCAGTAAAATCATGTCGTTTTTTTGGATTGGCACAGTTCACTTCATCAATTAAAAGCAGGTTGTCTTGCCCATACAAACGATCCAACTGTGCTCTTTGTTCAGCTTTAGAAAAAGAAAATTCTCTCTTTGAACAACTCAAAAAACTTAAGCACAGGCTTAGACCCAATAAATATAGATTAATATAAAATTTCAAAATGCTATGTCATAACATAAGATTTTTTAAGAAACCACAGGCATTTTAAGTGCATTTGTCTTCTATTTATATATGGGTTTATTATGTACAATAATATTGTATACTTTTTTCCATTTTTTATAGAATTAAGAGATGAAAAAATCGATTGATGCCATTATTAAAGAATACCCTGATTTTAAACCTATGTTTGAGCGTTATTGGGATGCCACAAAAGAAAAAATTTTTTTAGGTTCAAGAGCGCTTGGCCTTGATGCTGATCTAAATCCACTTTCTCCTGAACAGCAAGTTTCTTTTATCGTTTTGTCTGCCAAAATTTATAACCATATGACTGATATATCTCTTGAGAACGTTAAAAAACAAAAATTGCCGGCTTTGTCTGATCATGAAAGAAAGTTTTTTGGTGTAACCTGTGATATTTTACGATATCAGTTTACTAAAGCTCTACCCCTTGATGAACATACAATGACCACTCTCGCCCAAGTATGCTTGTATGCTCCGCATCAACAAGATGAAAACTTAATCAAAAGTGTCCTTAAACAACTCAAAGCATATGTTAAAAAAACAAGCTAAGTCCCAACATAAAAAAGATTTTAGATACCTTTTATAAGGACACGAAATACTTAGAACATGGCAAATCAGTTTGGAAAAAATTACGATCTGATATGAAAACAGTGATCAGCGCAAGCTAATTCGATATGTACCCAAAGGTACCCGGTACCTTTGGGTAAAAAAGTTAGTTTAAAACTGATTCAGATGAACTGATAGGATAAATCTTTTTTATATCAAAAAGTTGCTGCCTACCTATTGATAATTTCAGCATATGCCAATGTTAATGCGTTATGTCTAAAGAATATGTTTTTGTCTTGTTTTTCTTTCATGGCTCTGATATATGTTGCAAAATTATTTGAAAAATTCATGGGGGAAATATGAAAAAAATAAACTTACTTACTCTTCTTTTCGTTTTTATATCTTTTATAGCTCATGCTAAACCTGCACAAGAAGATACAACTGTAGACAAAATTCAAGAGAGTTTTACTGAAAACCTAATTTTTCTTATTGAAAATAACCAAATATCAATGGAGGATGCAGAAAAAGTAACCGAACAGTTTGAAAATGCGTTAGCAACAGGTTTACTCAATAACAGGCATACCCGTCTATATTTATGTGGTGGTATTGGAATAAGCCCAACTGTTGTACCCCTTGTTGGCGGTGAACACACAGAATGTGCAAGTATGAATGGCTATCCAAATATGGTTTTTAGTACTTTTATTGAAGAAGTAGATAAAAACGGAGAATACGAGGAAGATATCAAGATGGGGTTCATCTTTGGTGCTGAAGCTCATGTTGGGTTAGCGATATATACTGGTGTTGGTGCCCCAGACGGTAACTATAGTGGTGGCGATTTAACTGTATCTCTCCTATATTATGGAGGGAAAGGTTTATTGGTTAACAGAGATACTAAAAACGCTTCTTTGGTATTTATTGGTTATTCTGCCGGCATTCATATTGGTGCCACTCACATAAACTTAACTGTGAAAAGTAGATAGTTAAGCCTTCTTAAAAAACAACCATCTTCACTTATTACATTTGAAGCAAAGTATTGTTGTTTTTTAAATTTTTATCTTCAAATTTTGAAAAAGTATCAAAAGGTAGGCCGTACCTTTTGATACATCTATGCTTTTGTCGCTAAAATTGTTTGCCCGGCTTTAACTTTATCACCCAATTTAACTTTTATTTTAGCATCGTGACTCATGTATACATCCATACGAGAACCAAAGCGAATCATGCCAAAGCGTTCTCCTTGCGCCATGCTTTGACCTTCTTTGACCGCACACACAATTCTTCTGGCCACAAGCCCGGCTATTTGCGCAAAAACAATACGACCAAACTTTGCTGTTTGCATTTCTATGGCCAAACGCTCATTGTCTGTTGAACTTTTATCCAAATTGGCCGCAAAAAACTTACCCGGACGATACTCCATTTTACTGATACTGCCCGTAATAGGGCTGCGGTTAACGTGCACATTGAACACTGACATAAAGATAGAAACCTTTTGCATTTCTTCTCTAGCAAACAGGTCTTGCGCTGGTTCTATTTTAATGACTGTGCCATCCGCCGGACAAAGTAGGGTGCTGTCTTGATTTTCTGCTTGAATAGGGTTTTTACGCACTGGATCTCTAAAAAACCAAATCACCCACACAGTGAGCGCAACCATGATGTAACTTAATACACAGCTGATGTTACTAACAATGGCGGTTAGCAAGACAGCAATGCCAATAAATGGAAATCCTTCAACACATATTCCTAAAAAACGTTCAAGCTTTTGTACCTGTTTCATGCTTAGTCTTATAACAAAAACAAGCTTTCTTGGCACATAATCAAGAGAGTTATTTCGTCGCTATAAATTGTACAAAAGGAGACACACTTTAGTGCATGTCTCCTTTGAACTTTTTAATTGCATTCAAATCATTTTACAAAAAAGTCTACTCTGCGGTTGAGCGCTCTGCCATCCGCTGTGGTATTACTGGCAACTGGATCTGCTTCTCCCATACCTTTAGCTGAAACAGCCAATGGGTCCATACCCAACTGAATCAAGTACTGTCTTACCGCATTGGCCCGTTCAGTTGACAATTCAAGATTTTTTTCTGCATTGCCTAAACTATCGGTATGGGCTTCAACATACAGCTTATTAATCTTAGCTTTTTGAATTTTTTCATAAGCATCCAACAAAATAGTTTTGGCTTCAGCATTCAAGGTATAACTGCCTGAGTTAAAGAAAATCTTACCTTTAAGGTCAAATTTTTCCCCTTTGTTTTGGTCATAAACAATGGTGTAGTTGTTATCTTGATTGGCTTTAATTTGATAAACTTTTTGCAGCGGCTTTTCATCATCGCCAACCACAACCATGACCACTCCCTCATCAACTGTTTTGCTTAACTCGCTGATTTCACCTTCAAATAAAGGTTCTACCTTACTGTCAGACATAACTTTGACTTGCGTGTTAATTTTTTCACCGTATTGATCTACTATTTTTAAATTAAACATACCTGTTTGCTTTGGTATAGGCGTTGGCTCTGGTGTTGGTGTAACCGTAGGGACAGGCTTTGGTCTTGGTGGTGTAGGTTTTTTGGGCAAACTTTTATTGGTATAGCTTATACCCGTATACAAACGCACATCTGGCGCTCCATACCCATTGTTACCAGCACGTGAGGTTCCCATGGTCCACTTCCAACGCTCATTTTTTGAAATTTTTTGTAAGCCTAAATACAACTCCGCCGGTGAATTGACTTCTTTAGGCTCATGCAAAGACATTGAACCAGACAGCTCAGCAAACACCTGCCAACCCTCAGAGTTTAAAAACCTATAAACATAACCCAGCTTACCCAAAACTTCACTGCCAATTTCTAAGGCCCCTATGTTTTCTACATTAGGTCTATAACGTCCACCCAAGTTCATGGTGAAGTATTGGCGTTTCATACCACTCCAACGATCTAAAACAAAATACCCCCCGCCCGTGATATCTTTGTTGCCAAAAAAACGATTTTCTTCACCCACTGGAAACGTAACAAAGGGCACAAAACCAAAGCCCCAGGTTCCGCCAACTGCGTTCCAATTTTTTCCCTGCAACTGTAACAAACCTTGTAATGTAATATCACCCACATTAAATTCTTTGCTACTGGTGTATTGGGCAAAATTTTCTACATCATTATAAACATGAAAAGGGGCATGCACCTGAAAACTAAAACGATCACTGACCCCAACACCAAACAGTAAATCTTGGGTAAACACCCATTTAACAATATCATCAATGGCATCACCATCTCCACTGGCACCAAACTCAAGCGGACTTTTGGTCCAGGTAAAATAAGCACCAACGGCTATTTTACCCGGCTCTAAAGTGGTTGAACTTAAAGCTTGGTGACCATCAGGGTTCAATATTTTTGGTGTTAAGTAATGGATATTGATGGCATGCGCATTTTGTCCAGCCAAGAAAAACGCAATCAATAGCAATGAAAGGAATTTTTTGGGTAGCATTTTACCGCCTTTTCTAAACACGGCCATCAATACGGCAATCATCATTAACAAAACAATACCGGGGTTTGATCCTGAATTACAGATCCCCCAATCCAAGAAACCAATGGTTCCTGAACCTCTGGGTGTGGCATCATTAGGATTGCTTGGATCTAAACCAAGGTCTATTTCTTCACAATCGGTCAAGCCGTCGCCATCGGTATCTCTTACTGTTGGACAATCATCGTTGGCATTCAATGGATCTGTGCCAAAGGTATTGACCTCCAAACCATCATTGATTCCGCCACCGTCAGTATCTGGATTGTTTCTGTCGGTGCCATAGGTTCCATCTTCTTCACAGTCTGTTAGACCATCATTGTCTGAATCTGGATCTGCCAATGGATTACTACCGTAAGTATTAACCTCATCTCCATCTAAACAGCCATCCATATCGGTATCATTGCTGTTAGGGTTGGTATTTAAAGTATTAAGTTCCAAACCATCCAATAAACCATCACCATCAGAGTCTGGGTTATTGGGGTCAGTCCCCGCACCATATTCTTGGCAATCATTGGCACCGTCTGCATCTGTATCCGCAACATTGGGGTTGGTGAATAGGGTGGTGGCTTCTAAACAATCGTTACAGCCATCAGCATCACTGTCCACCAGCAAAGGATTGGTCACTGGACTCATCACTGTACCCATGCCTGGGAACCAAGCAGCATTTTCTGGATCATCATACGGACACATGGCGGTGGTTCCAAAAATTTCACAGCCATCGGTACAGCCATCGGTGTCTGAATCCGGATTGTTGGGGTTGGTTCCGGCCACGTTTTCTTGACCGTTGGTGACGCCATCATTATCCGCATCTTCATCCAACCATGGGTCATCCGCAGGATTTCTTGGATCTGTCGGTTCATTGGCCTCATCACAGTCATTGGTACCGCCATCATCGGTATCGGCATCGGTTGGATCAGAAATTGGACTGATCACTGTACCTGGACTGCTTGGATGACCAATAAACGGACAACTGACTTCTGCCGGTGGGTTGGTACCAAAGACCTCGCAGCTATCGGTACAACCATCCATATCCGTATCCGCCAATAATGGATTGGACATCAAGGTGGCTTCGTCGCTATCCAATAAACCATCCTCATCCGAGTCTGTATCTTGGAAGTTTGGGATACCGTCCATATCGGTGTCTATGGGTATTGTATTGGTCAGAGCATCTCCCGCTTCCGCACTGTCCAATACACCATCATTATCAGAATCGGTATCTCTAAAGTCTGGAATACCATCACTCACTGCATCACTGTCCATCAGGTTAGCATAAGTGGTCACCACACTGTTGGCATCATAGTTGGGATACATTTCTGTGGCATCACTTTCATGCAGATCCAAAATGCTGTCATCATCAGAATCCAAATCAAAATAATCTGCAATGCCATCAGACAAAGTTTCACTGTCTGCCAGTTCACTGATGGTCATCACGCCATCCATGTTACCCAAGGTATTGTATGCGGTTTGGTATTCACTGGGGCTGATGTAGCCATCAGCATTGCCATCAATGTCTGCCACGTGCCCTTCAATGATATCGCCTAAACCATCGCCATCAGCATCAATATCCAGATGATTGAAGAAGGTATCAACATCTTGATCGCCCAAGGCTTGTTCACTGTGTTGCAGCAAACCATCCATGTTACTGTCTGTGGCGGCAACACACGCTAACACCTCCGTTACCGTTAAGATAGCATCTTCATTGGTATCGCAAACAAAACGTCCACTCTCAATCAAGTCTGGAATACCATCTCCATCGGAGTCCGTATCCAAGTAGTTAGCTGTGCCGTCATTGTCTGTATCTGACAAGTCGCTGTCTTCTAAGACACCATCGCCATCACCCAACAGAGCAAACAAGGCTGCCTGTTCACCTGCTTCAATTTGACCATTGGCATTGGCATCGACGGTGGCCAATTGCGCTGGCGTCAACTGCCCAAAGAAATTATCTTCTAGATCACTGATGCCGTCATTGTCTGAGTCGGTATCTTGATAATTAGGTATGCCATCGCCATCGCTGTCTGGCAAGGCACCGCCGGGCAATTCAGATTCACTGATGGCACCGTCCATGTTGCTGTCTAGCCCGCTAGCCGCAATTTCTGCTGCATTCAGTTGACCATCCATATTGGTGTCATGCTGACCCAAGCCAATTTCAATCATGTCCAAAATGCCGTCGTTATCCGAGTCATTGTCTAAACTGTCTTCTTGGCCATCACCATCAGTATCGGTGCCTGAGCCACCATCTTCACCGTCAATGAAACCATCACCGTCAGAGTCTGGATCCATGCTGTCACCCGATCCATCACCATCAGTATCGGTGCCAGAACCACTGATTGTGATTTCTTCACTGTCACTTAAACCATCGTTATCATCATCGGCATCAATGTAGTCTGGGGTTCCATCGCCATCGGTATCGGCTGTGCTATCCAAGCTATCACTGACCCCATTGTCATCAGAGTCTGTATCCAAATAGTTGGGCACGCCATCACCATCAGCATCCGCTATACCTTCATCACCGGTTAATTGGCCATCCCCATCATGATCGGTATCCAAAGCTACGTTATTTGAATCCGCGCTGGTGTATGTTGCTTCATTGGGATCAATGCCATCATAGGTTGAGTAATCCAAACCAGAAATAAGATTACTGATGCTGGCCACACCCAACATTACTGGATCGGTACAACCATCGACAATACCATCAGCATCTGGATGCGTACCTATGGGGAAGTCTAAACCAGAGTTATCGGCTACACTTTCACAACTGGCTTGTGTTGGAATAATGATTTTATAAAAACCATTGACTGCAATTTGATCTTGGCCACTTGCATTTTCCACTTGGAAGGTCAGGCTCTGCTGGCTATCACCGCCAAAAGGTGAGGCTTCCACAATCTCTGTCATAGCTGAAGCAATACTGATATTTGTACAGTTACCATCTGAACTAACATCATCCGCACAGCTGTATACATCCGCTCCTGTTGAACAGTAAAATACAGTTGCTGAGGCTGCTGTGTATTTTAATCCTTGCGGCAAAACATCGACCAGGTTTTCAACATCATAGGCCACACGATCGCCATTGTTTTCTATTTGAATGGCATAGTTTACATTACCGGCCAAAGTAATAGGATCTTGGGTTCCTGTAACGGTACATTTACTAATATTCAACTCAGGTCTACTAAAATTTTGGAAATCAGGTACTGCTGGATCATCAATGGCCACCGGAATGGTATTAAGATCAGCATCTCCCGCTTCATCTTCATCCAAATAACTATCTCCATCTGAGTCCGTATCTCTAAAATCTGGAATGCCGTCTGGCATGGCTTCACTGTCATAGAGGTTGCTGTACAAAATGACCACAGAACTTGTATCGTAGGTGGGGTACATTTCTGAAGCGTCACTTTCATGCATGTCATAAATGGTGTCATTGTCACTGTCTAAATCATACATATCTGGTATAGCGTCAGGGTTTGTTAATGGTTCTGAATTTGCCAATTCCGAAAACAACAGATCACCACCTCCATTGGCTACACTGTACTCAGCATCGCTGATACTGCCATTGGCATCGGTATCAATGTTAGTTGGGTAAGCTTCTATCCAATCTGCAACACCATCTCCGTCACTGTCTATATCTATATAGTCAGGATCACTGTCACTGGTATGGTCAGCTGGAACTGCGCCATCACTGTTGGGTACTGCGGCTTCATCTAATTGTAGCAAACCATCGCCGTCGACATCGGTAAAGACACCACAGGCCGTGACTTCTGCTGAGGTGATAAAACCATCTTCATTGCTATCACAAGCATAGCGTTCATTTTCAACAAAGTCATAAACACCGTCATTGTCTGAATCTCTATCTAAGAAATTGAGCAGGCCATCACCATCACTGTCTAAGATTTCATCAAAGTTGAGGACACTGTTGTCATCATTGGTGCCACCGCTGACGTCATCGCCCGCGCCATCATCAATATCAGTAGCTTCCGCACTGGTAATGAAGTTATCCACGTTATCATCATAAACCGTTAAACCCGATTCATCCAAATCGCTGATTCCATCACCATCGGCATCTAGGTCTAAGTAGTTGGGAGTACCATCACCATCGACATCATCAAAAACACCACCAGGTAATTCTGCTACACCAATTGCGCCATCCATGTTGCTGTCCAAGCCACTGGCGACAATTTCTGCTGGGCTTAAAATACCATTACCATCAGTGTCATAGACATGGAACATGTGTTCAAGTAAATCTGGAATACCGTCATTATCAGAATCCAAATCCAAATAATCTGGCGTGCCATCACCATCACTATCCGTGCCTGGTCCACCTTCATCACCATCTAAAATACCATCACCATCAGCATCGTTATCCAAATAATCTGGCGTACCATCACCATCTGAATCAATCATGGTACCCATGGATGTGGTGATCTCATCTGCATCGGTGATGCCATCATTGTCATCATCTGTGTCTAAATAATCTGGGGTACCGTCACCATCGGCATCGCCGGTTCCTTCAGTGGCATCATCGGTGCCATTGTCATCAGCGTCTGTATCCAAATAATTGGGCACACCGTCACCGTCATTGTCACCTGAACCTTCATCGGAGTTAGCAATGCCATCATTGTCATGATCAACATTTAAGGATGAAGATGTAATATTCACCGGACCATAACTTCCTTCTCCAGCAACAACACCATCCAAACTGCTGTAGCTGGTCACCGATGCTGCATTGCTAACGCTTGTTACATATGGCAGCACTGGATCAGGACAGCCGTTGACCACCCCATCATCATCTGGATGTGAACCAATAGGTGAATTGACACCATCACTGTCACTAACTGACTCACAAGAGACTTCCGGTTGAATTTGATAAACAAAATAGGCATCTACACCCAAGCTGTCTCCAGCGACTGGATCAATGAATGGGAAGCTGAGACTTTGTCGACTATCTCCTCCAAAAGGTGAAGCTTCCACTGTTTCACCCAACCTTACGTCTGCACTAAGATCCGTTAATACCGCTGTACAGTTGGCGGGAATCCAGGTTGGGCAATTGCCAGCATTGACTGCACTTGCACCCGAAGAGCAATAATAGGCATTGACTGTATTGGCACTGTATTTTAAGCCTTGTACTAAAAGATCACTCACTCCAGATAAATCGTGGGCGGTACTGACAAAACTGCCAGTATTTTTTAAAATAATATTGTAAGATAAACTATCACTTAAACTGATGGGTGCTAAAGCTGCTGTTGCACTGTCAGCACATTTAAGCATACTCACATTGGGCTTGTTTAAGGTATAAACACTTGTTCCTGAATCAACATTGATATTGCTGCTTCCATTGTTGTATCTGTAACGCCCCCCTACATTTTTATTGCCTGCCGTTGCATTGTTGTTTTGCGCCTCAAATGAAAAAACAACGGTTCTGCCGGCAAGATCGGTTGCTGTATTGTATGTTGTGCCAAGGTTGATATAAGCTTGAATTGCTGATGAGGCGTTCAAAGATGTGGTTGGATTATTATCAAAGCACACTTCCGTTCCGCCAAGAACACAATAAGGTCCTGTACCTGTCACTCCACCACTAACGGTTACGGTAAAGTCCGCTGGGTTTGTTGTGCCCCAAAAATCTCCAGGAATTTCTCTTAAGTAAGCTCTGGTTGATGTTGCTTGTCCTTGTGGAAAAGTGACTTCAACATTAAAGGTCACCAGTTCACCCACGGTTCCACTGCTGCTTGGACTTATGGTCACCGCCCCTACACTTGGGGTTTGGATAGTGACTTCACTGTCATCATCAATAGGAGAAAATTGCGTTCCACCTAAGCTTGAGGCGTAAACTGCTTGTCCTTCATTGGTATAGCTATTGCCCCAAATATTATCTGGCCGTAAACGCAAATCAAAACGAATTTCACACGTCTCGCCAGCTGCAATACTCATACTGGTGATTTCTACTTTGGTCTCATCTACATTGGTTGCGGTATCTGGTACACTGCTGTTGGAACAGGCGGCATTTAGCGTAATGTTGTACCCACACGCTACACCAGAACATGCTCCTGATGTGGCTGGCGCAATAAAGCCAGCAACAATGTTATCAGTAAAAGCTACGTCTAGCGCTTCTTCCTGACCTGTATTCTCTAAAGTGACCAAATAAGAAACAACTGCATTGGCATCAATGTCGCTGACATTGCCAGCACTGATGCTTGCGCCAGCATCATCCGTTGACTCTACAGTTTTTGTCATTTCTAACAAGGGCGCATCACCAATAAATGCATAGACCCCGGTAGCAGAAGACTGAGCCGTTGTTTCACTGTTATCATATTCAGTAATCACCATGTTGCTTTGAATTAAACCATCCGTAAAAGGCTCATTGCTCACGGTTTTGGTAAAAAATACTTCTACGCTACCTGAAGACCCACCGACAATTTCAAAATCAACAAACGCAAAGTTAATACTATTGTTAGCCGCACTACAGGTGACTGTCACATCTCCACTGAGTAGGCTAGGATCATTGACGCCAAAACTCCACATATCATTGGCAGGAATGGCGGCTCCATCATACGTTGGACAAAGTGCTTCATCGAACAAAGGATTAGGTAAATAGTTGGTTATACTTAAATTCTCAACATCACCACCGGGAATACTGACTGTAATTTTATAAGTTACTTCATC
Coding sequences within:
- a CDS encoding phosphatidylserine decarboxylase family protein, whose translation is MKQVQKLERFLGICVEGFPFIGIAVLLTAIVSNISCVLSYIMVALTVWVIWFFRDPVRKNPIQAENQDSTLLCPADGTVIKIEPAQDLFAREEMQKVSIFMSVFNVHVNRSPITGSISKMEYRPGKFFAANLDKSSTDNERLAIEMQTAKFGRIVFAQIAGLVARRIVCAVKEGQSMAQGERFGMIRFGSRMDVYMSHDAKIKVKLGDKVKAGQTILATKA
- a CDS encoding OmpA family protein, whose protein sequence is MTTPEVDSDNYRVYGVDYEKSWSLASDLGGSGLTPLDSIEITHHLVVSDFYAIENMLISDLIPDGLSYVDMSLQVTVNEGGVTTVLNEADLEAFAYYTQTVFPDGTTDLLLDLGSAMEDTVNFSFADGLLTGAASFGGGTPTTSVTLIYQVTVDEDFETVPTSGDISIDAGDIFPLGTASMDFDVVGGDAGQTITGTTYSDFTEQSNPKVASLQATTIEISHINGMAPPGGTVHVAPGDEVTYKITVSIPGGDVENLSITNYLPNPLFDEALCPTYDGAAIPANDMWSFGVNDPSLLSGDVTVTCSAANNSINFAFVDFEIVGGSSGSVEVFFTKTVSNEPFTDGLIQSNMVITEYDNSETTAQSSATGVYAFIGDAPLLEMTKTVESTDDAGASISAGNVSDIDANAVVSYLVTLENTGQEEALDVAFTDNIVAGFIAPATSGACSGVACGYNITLNAACSNSSVPDTATNVDETKVEITSMSIAAGETCEIRFDLRLRPDNIWGNSYTNEGQAVYASSLGGTQFSPIDDDSEVTIQTPSVGAVTISPSSSGTVGELVTFNVEVTFPQGQATSTRAYLREIPGDFWGTTNPADFTVTVSGGVTGTGPYCVLGGTEVCFDNNPTTSLNASSAIQAYINLGTTYNTATDLAGRTVVFSFEAQNNNATAGNKNVGGRYRYNNGSSNINVDSGTSVYTLNKPNVSMLKCADSATAALAPISLSDSLSYNIILKNTGSFVSTAHDLSGVSDLLVQGLKYSANTVNAYYCSSGASAVNAGNCPTWIPANCTAVLTDLSADVRLGETVEASPFGGDSRQSLSFPFIDPVAGDSLGVDAYFVYQIQPEVSCESVSDSDGVNSPIGSHPDDDGVVNGCPDPVLPYVTSVSNAASVTSYSSLDGVVAGEGSYGPVNITSSSLNVDHDNDGIANSDEGSGDNDGDGVPNYLDTDADDNGTDDATEGTGDADGDGTPDYLDTDDDNDGITDADEITTSMGTMIDSDGDGTPDYLDNDADGDGILDGDEGGPGTDSDGDGTPDYLDLDSDNDGIPDLLEHMFHVYDTDGNGILSPAEIVASGLDSNMDGAIGVAELPGGVFDDVDGDGTPNYLDLDADGDGISDLDESGLTVYDDNVDNFITSAEATDIDDGAGDDVSGGTNDDNSVLNFDEILDSDGDGLLNFLDRDSDNDGVYDFVENERYACDSNEDGFITSAEVTACGVFTDVDGDGLLQLDEAAVPNSDGAVPADHTSDSDPDYIDIDSDGDGVADWIEAYPTNIDTDANGSISDAEYSVANGGGDLLFSELANSEPLTNPDAIPDMYDLDSDNDTIYDMHESDASEMYPTYDTSSVVILYSNLYDSEAMPDGIPDFRDTDSDGDSYLDEDEAGDADLNTIPVAIDDPAVPDFQNFSRPELNISKCTVTGTQDPITLAGNVNYAIQIENNGDRVAYDVENLVDVLPQGLKYTAASATVFYCSTGADVYSCADDVSSDGNCTNISIASAMTEIVEASPFGGDSQQSLTFQVENASGQDQIAVNGFYKIIIPTQASCESVADNSGLDFPIGTHPDADGIVDGCTDPVMLGVASISNLISGLDYSTYDGIDPNEATYTSADSNNVALDTDHDGDGQLTGDEGIADADGDGVPNYLDTDSDDNGVSDSLDSTADTDGDGTPDYIDADDDNDGLSDSEEITISGSGTDTDGDGSGDSMDPDSDGDGFIDGEDGGSGTDTDGDGQEDSLDNDSDNDGILDMIEIGLGQHDTNMDGQLNAAEIAASGLDSNMDGAISESELPGGALPDSDGDGIPNYQDTDSDNDGISDLEDNFFGQLTPAQLATVDANANGQIEAGEQAALFALLGDGDGVLEDSDLSDTDNDGTANYLDTDSDGDGIPDLIESGRFVCDTNEDAILTVTEVLACVAATDSNMDGLLQHSEQALGDQDVDTFFNHLDIDADGDGLGDIIEGHVADIDGNADGYISPSEYQTAYNTLGNMDGVMTISELADSETLSDGIADYFDLDSDDDSILDLHESDATEMYPNYDANSVVTTYANLMDSDAVSDGIPDFRDTDSDNDGVLDSAEAGDALTNTIPIDTDMDGIPNFQDTDSDEDGLLDSDEATLMSNPLLADTDMDGCTDSCEVFGTNPPAEVSCPFIGHPSSPGTVISPISDPTDADTDDGGTNDCDEANEPTDPRNPADDPWLDEDADNDGVTNGQENVAGTNPNNPDSDTDGCTDGCEIFGTTAMCPYDDPENAAWFPGMGTVMSPVTNPLLVDSDADGCNDCLEATTLFTNPNVADTDADGANDCQEYGAGTDPNNPDSDGDGLLDGLELNTLNTNPNSNDTDMDGCLDGDEVNTYGSNPLADPDSDNDGLTDCEEDGTYGTDRNNPDTDGGGINDGLEVNTFGTDPLNANDDCPTVRDTDGDGLTDCEEIDLGLDPSNPNDATPRGSGTIGFLDWGICNSGSNPGIVLLMMIAVLMAVFRKGGKMLPKKFLSLLLIAFFLAGQNAHAINIHYLTPKILNPDGHQALSSTTLEPGKIAVGAYFTWTKSPLEFGASGDGDAIDDIVKWVFTQDLLFGVGVSDRFSFQVHAPFHVYNDVENFAQYTSSKEFNVGDITLQGLLQLQGKNWNAVGGTWGFGFVPFVTFPVGEENRFFGNKDITGGGYFVLDRWSGMKRQYFTMNLGGRYRPNVENIGALEIGSEVLGKLGYVYRFLNSEGWQVFAELSGSMSLHEPKEVNSPAELYLGLQKISKNERWKWTMGTSRAGNNGYGAPDVRLYTGISYTNKSLPKKPTPPRPKPVPTVTPTPEPTPIPKQTGMFNLKIVDQYGEKINTQVKVMSDSKVEPLFEGEISELSKTVDEGVVMVVVGDDEKPLQKVYQIKANQDNNYTIVYDQNKGEKFDLKGKIFFNSGSYTLNAEAKTILLDAYEKIQKAKINKLYVEAHTDSLGNAEKNLELSTERANAVRQYLIQLGMDPLAVSAKGMGEADPVASNTTADGRALNRRVDFFVK